A stretch of Lactuca sativa cultivar Salinas chromosome 6, Lsat_Salinas_v11, whole genome shotgun sequence DNA encodes these proteins:
- the LOC111879729 gene encoding S-protein homolog 5, with product MKNWQIVLFFLLASYMVFMSMRHHHQPEYFSIHGIRYHVRVVNGFTNNSSLPLIIWCASQDGDIGGRALQEGDDFSWDTRLSFWTSTPAFSCTMKWDQIRKKFKAFQIHRDRSRCGVSRKCFWLVKEDGFYFSNDEYNWVKDFSWS from the coding sequence ATGAAAAATTGGCAAATTGTTCTTTTTTTCTTATTAGCTTCATACATGGTATTCATGTCCATGAGACACCACCACCAGCCTGAATATTTCTCTATCCATGGTATTAGGTACCATGTTCGTGTTGTTAATGGCTTCACAAACAACTCCTCTCTCCCACTTATCATATGGTGTGCCTCACAAGATGGTGATATAGGTGGTCGAGCTCTCCAAGAAGGAGACGACTTCAGTTGGGACACCAGGCTTAGTTTTTGGACATCCACTCCTGCTTTCTCTTGTACGATGAAATGGGATCAAATAAGGAAGAAGTTTAAAGCCTTTCAGATACACCGAGACAGATCGAGGTGTGGAGTTTCCAGGAAATGTTTCTGGTTGGTTAAGGAAGATGGTTTCTATTTTAGCAACGACGAGTATAATTGGGTTAAGGATTTTTCTTGGTCATAA